From a single Sorghum bicolor cultivar BTx623 chromosome 5, Sorghum_bicolor_NCBIv3, whole genome shotgun sequence genomic region:
- the LOC8076755 gene encoding putative disease resistance protein RGA3, giving the protein MSGMEAALAFGLSKVVGNKLVSLVSSEFAAITGVEKDLSELQSLHADITSWLSMLHDRAMESDPSLRWLIKLRNLLNDMYDLLDEVYLQDEKQRVDRDHGKHAIAVWFCGKPKLLLFRWKVAHKIKAIKVEFDAIVNQKSDANTILHNLHLDQLIQSKNKITREPSLLSNNKESKIPSRDHVKSEIILELVASKKGEAGRIVSIVGLGGSGKTTLAQQICHDDKIKGHFKGRIFWIHVSQEFCRDKLIGKLFEAIIGQKSDHHAQQHMVRVISNKLSGNKFLLVLDDAWHEDRHDWENFMVLLDNGAPGSKILLTTRNQSVLEAVESKAIFKLAYLSVDESWSFFLKTCGWVEEDLSYAFIPVGKDIVKKCGGVPLAIKTLGSVLWERRGINTWRAIRESNLWDEENIEARVFTSLKLSYIYLKDHLKQCFTFCSIFPKGCKINKHYLIEQWMAHGFIKLKKEELAHDIGNEYFDSLMRAGFLQDRVETLPQRSVSCKMHDLIHDLTHYILQNEVVTSQPKNMTDSSQNCRYLSLTSCSGNVERALFYKVRAVHVSGGNPSFDNLVKKSFYVCSVVLDYAVDTPFPLFVLKLEYLAYLEIHHVSCPKLPEAISVCWNLQSLHFISCKGCDIT; this is encoded by the coding sequence ATGAGTGGAATGGAGGCTGCTTTAGCATTTGGACTGTCAAAGGTTGTAGGAAACAAGCTAGTTTCACTGGTATCGAGTGAGTTTGCTGCCATAACTGGTGTGGAAAAAGATCTCTCTGAGCTCCAGAGTCTACACGCAGATATTACGAGTTGGCTGTCTATGCTTCATGACAGAGCAATGGAGAGTGACCCATCGCTTCGATGGTTGATAAAATTGAGAAATCTTCTTAatgacatgtatgatttacttGATGAAGTATACCTTCAAGATGAGAAACAGAGGGTAGATAGAGACCATGGCAAGCATGCTATAGCTGTCTGGTTTTGTGGGAAACCGAAGTTGCTTCTGTTTCGATGGAAGGTGGCCCATAAAATCAAAGCAATCAAGGTGGAATTTGATGCAATTGTGAACCAAAAAAGTGATGCCAATACTATACTACATAATTTACATTTGGATCAACTAATACAAAGCAAAAATAAGATAACTAGGGAGCCGTCCTTATTGAGTAATAATAAAGAGTCAAAAATACCATCAAGGGATCATGTGAAGAGTGAAATCATATTAGAGCTTGTGGCATCTAAAAAAGGAGAAGCTGGTCGTATAGTTTCTATTGTTGGGCTTGGTGGATCTGGCAAAACTACGTTAGCCCAACAAATCTGCCATGACGACAAGATAAAAGGGCACTTCAAAGGTAGAATATTCTGGATCCATGTGTCGCAAGAATTTTGCAGGGACAAACTTATAGGCAAGCTATTTGAAGCTATCATTGGGCAGAAGTCAGATCATCACGCTCAACAACACATGGTCCGTGTGATTTCAAACAAATTGAGTGGTAATAAGTTTCTTCTTGTCTTGGATGATGCTTGGCATGAGGACAGGCATGACTGGGAAAATTTCATGGTGctcttagacaatggtgcacCGGGAAGCAAGATTCTTCTAACTACCCGGAATCAAAGTGTTCTGGAAGCAGTGGAATCTAAGGCTATATTCAAATTGGCATACTTATCAGTGGATGAGAGCTGGAGCTTCTTTCTAAAGACTTGTGGATGGGTAGAGGAAGATTTGAGCTATGCTTTTATTCCAGTAGGAAAAGATATTGTCAAGAAGTGTGGTGGGGTGCCACTAGCAATAAAAACACTCGGATCTGTACTCTGGGAAAGAAGGGGCATAAATACTTGGAGGGCCataagagagagtaatttatggGATGAAGAGAATATAGAAGCTCGTGTTTTCACATCCTTGAAACTAAGCTATATTTACTTGAAAGATCATCTGAAGCAGTGCTTTACATTTTGCTCTATATTCCCCAAAGGTTGTAAAATCAACAAACACTACTTGATTGAACAATGGATGGCCCATGGGTTCATCAAGTTGAAGAAGGAAGAGCTAGCACATGATATTGGAAACGAATACTTTGATTCCCTTATGAGAGCTGGTTTTCTACAGGATCGAGTTGAAACTTTGCCACAGAGAAGTGTATCTTGCAAGATGCATGACCTAATTCATGATCTTACTCACTATATTTTACAGAATGAAGTGGTGACGTCTCAACCGAAGAATATGACAGATTCTTCACAAAATTGCAGATATTTATCTTTGACATCTTGCAGTGGGAATGTTGAAAGGGCTCTATTTTACAAGGTCCGTGCTGTACATGTCTCTGGAGGTAACCCATCATTTGATAATCTTGTTAAGAAGAGTTTCTATGTCTGCAGTGTTGTTCTAGACTATGCAGTTGATACTCCGTTTCCATTATTTGTATTGAAGTTAGAATATCTTGCATATCTTGAAATACATCATGTTAGCTGCCCAAAACTTCCAGAAGCTATATCTGTCTGTTGGAACTTGCAGTCACTTCATTTTATTAGTTGCAAAGGTTGTGACATTACCTGA